From the genome of Nakamurella flavida, one region includes:
- the cysS gene encoding cysteine--tRNA ligase, translated as MGLQLFNSLTSRAEAFVPLTSGPVRMYSCGPTVYSQAHLGNLRAYLFSDVLRRTLQWSGYAVESVVNITDVGHTVGESDLGEDKIEAAARRELRSVRELTDHYTELFRQDLATLNVLPATHQPRASDYVPQMVEFARVLDERGYTYRLPSGLYFDTSLDPDYGLLAKAKAGLVEQRDLGEEGKRHPADFAVWRSDTPDERRVMRWDSPWGPGVPGWHLECSVMSLALLGSPFDLHTGGVDHREIHHVNEMAQSAAYLGIPAADWVRTWMHNEFLLSGGQKISKSAGRMPLLSDVAAAGLDPMAFRYLVLTAHYRRQLNFTEAGLRGAATALGRLRTRVPAGAPLVGTTFDEIAGTLSPAGREWLTRIDTALTDDLNTPRALAEVTTMLRSDLDPAEQRTVALAADTVLGLGLAGPADAVVAGDAGPTVPDGMLEQDVAAIEELVARRQEARAARDFAEADRVRDELHELGVEVTDTPDGPRWTVTGGS; from the coding sequence GTGGGTCTGCAGCTGTTCAACTCGCTCACGTCCCGGGCGGAGGCGTTCGTCCCGCTGACGTCGGGACCGGTCCGGATGTACTCGTGCGGGCCCACCGTGTACTCCCAGGCGCACCTGGGCAATCTGCGGGCCTACCTGTTCAGCGACGTCCTGCGTCGCACGCTGCAGTGGTCGGGGTACGCCGTCGAGTCGGTCGTCAACATCACCGATGTCGGCCACACGGTGGGGGAGTCCGACCTCGGCGAGGACAAGATCGAGGCGGCCGCTCGGCGCGAGCTGCGCTCGGTGCGCGAGCTGACCGACCACTACACCGAGCTCTTCCGCCAGGACCTGGCCACCCTGAACGTGCTGCCGGCGACCCACCAGCCGCGGGCCTCGGACTACGTGCCGCAGATGGTGGAGTTCGCCCGGGTGCTCGACGAGCGCGGCTACACCTACCGTCTGCCCAGCGGTCTGTACTTCGACACCTCCCTCGACCCGGACTACGGCCTGCTGGCGAAGGCCAAGGCCGGCCTGGTCGAGCAGCGCGACCTGGGCGAGGAGGGCAAGCGCCACCCGGCGGACTTCGCGGTGTGGCGCTCGGACACCCCCGACGAGCGCCGCGTCATGCGCTGGGACTCCCCGTGGGGCCCGGGCGTGCCCGGTTGGCACCTGGAGTGCTCGGTGATGAGCCTGGCCCTGCTCGGCTCGCCGTTCGACCTGCACACCGGCGGGGTGGACCACCGCGAGATCCACCACGTCAACGAGATGGCGCAGAGCGCGGCCTATCTCGGCATCCCCGCGGCGGACTGGGTGCGGACCTGGATGCACAACGAGTTCCTGCTCTCCGGCGGGCAGAAGATCTCCAAGTCCGCGGGCCGGATGCCGCTGCTCTCCGACGTGGCCGCCGCCGGACTGGACCCGATGGCGTTCCGGTACCTGGTGCTCACCGCCCACTACCGCCGCCAGCTGAACTTCACCGAGGCCGGGCTGCGGGGTGCGGCCACCGCCCTCGGCCGACTGCGCACCCGTGTCCCCGCCGGTGCACCCCTGGTCGGGACGACGTTCGACGAGATCGCCGGGACGCTGTCCCCGGCCGGCCGGGAGTGGCTGACCCGCATCGACACCGCGCTCACCGACGACCTGAACACTCCGCGCGCCCTGGCCGAGGTCACCACGATGCTGCGCAGCGACCTGGACCCGGCCGAGCAGCGCACCGTCGCGCTGGCCGCGGACACCGTGCTCGGTCTCGGCCTGGCCGGACCGGCCGACGCCGTGGTCGCCGGGGACGCGGGCCCGACCGTCCCGGACGGGATGCTCGAGCAGGACGTGGCCGCCATCGAGGAACTGGTCGCCCGCCGCCAGGAAGCCCGTGCGGCCAGGGACTTCGCCGAGGCCGACCGGGTGCGCGACGAGCTGCACGAGCTGGGCGTCGAGGTCACCGACACCCCCGACGGGCCCCGCTGGACGGTCACCGGCGGGTCCTGA